A genomic segment from Luteolibacter ambystomatis encodes:
- a CDS encoding aldehyde dehydrogenase family protein translates to MLHERPKLKDRYLNFIGGKYVEPVDGRYFENPSPIDGRVFCEVARSNEKDVDLAVDAAWQAFDGGWKNTSVTTRSNLLLKIAQITEDNLVHLARVETMDNGKPIRETLAADLPLVVDHYRYFAGVIRGEEGGISELDPDTVSIQLHEPLGVVGQIIPWNFPLLMAAWKLAPALAAGNCVVLKPAEQTPVGIMEWVDLIKDVLPPGVLNVVHGFGPEAGKPLAQHDRIKKVAFTGETTTGRLIMQYASENIIPVTLELGGKSPNVFFESVMDEDDDFFDKCLEGAAMFALNQGEVCTCPSRILVQESIAEAFAERLVARVAKIKLGDPFDTDTMVGAQASNDQYEKIQSYLKVGKEEGAKVLCGGEIHKGVEGGYYIQPTVFRGTNTMRIFQEEIFGPVASFTTFKDEEDAIRIANDTLYGLGAGVWTRDAHQLYRIPRAIEAGRVWVNCYHLYPAHAAFGGYKKSGIGRETHKMMLNHYRQTKNMLVSYSKKALRFF, encoded by the coding sequence ATGCTCCACGAACGTCCAAAACTGAAGGACCGCTACCTGAATTTCATTGGCGGCAAGTATGTCGAACCGGTCGATGGCCGGTATTTCGAGAACCCGTCGCCGATCGACGGCAGGGTTTTCTGTGAAGTCGCCCGCTCGAATGAAAAGGACGTCGACCTCGCGGTCGATGCCGCCTGGCAGGCGTTCGATGGGGGTTGGAAAAACACCTCCGTCACCACCCGCAGCAACCTGCTGCTGAAGATCGCCCAGATCACCGAAGACAACCTCGTCCACCTCGCCCGTGTCGAGACGATGGACAATGGCAAACCGATCCGTGAGACACTCGCGGCGGACCTGCCGCTGGTGGTCGATCACTACCGCTACTTCGCCGGGGTGATCCGCGGCGAGGAAGGTGGCATCTCGGAGCTCGATCCGGATACCGTGAGCATCCAGCTCCACGAACCGCTGGGTGTGGTCGGGCAGATCATTCCATGGAACTTCCCGCTGCTGATGGCGGCCTGGAAACTCGCTCCCGCGCTGGCGGCCGGAAACTGCGTGGTCCTCAAGCCCGCCGAGCAAACTCCGGTGGGCATCATGGAGTGGGTGGACCTGATCAAGGACGTGCTTCCGCCGGGCGTGCTCAATGTCGTCCACGGCTTCGGTCCCGAGGCCGGCAAGCCGCTGGCGCAACATGACCGCATCAAGAAGGTGGCCTTCACCGGGGAAACCACCACCGGCCGCCTGATCATGCAGTACGCGTCCGAGAACATCATTCCGGTCACGCTCGAACTCGGCGGCAAGTCGCCGAACGTGTTCTTCGAAAGCGTGATGGATGAGGATGACGATTTCTTCGACAAATGCCTCGAAGGCGCTGCCATGTTCGCTCTGAACCAAGGTGAAGTCTGCACCTGTCCGAGCCGCATTCTCGTTCAGGAATCCATCGCCGAGGCTTTCGCCGAGCGCCTGGTCGCACGGGTGGCGAAGATCAAACTGGGCGATCCCTTCGACACCGACACGATGGTCGGCGCGCAGGCATCCAACGACCAGTATGAGAAGATCCAGAGCTACCTGAAGGTCGGCAAGGAAGAGGGCGCGAAGGTGCTCTGCGGTGGCGAGATCCACAAGGGAGTGGAAGGCGGCTACTACATCCAGCCGACCGTGTTCCGCGGTACCAATACGATGCGCATTTTCCAGGAGGAGATCTTCGGACCGGTGGCGAGCTTCACCACCTTCAAGGATGAGGAGGATGCCATCCGTATCGCCAATGACACGCTCTATGGCCTCGGTGCCGGAGTGTGGACGCGCGATGCCCACCAGCTCTACCGCATCCCCCGTGCCATCGAGGCCGGGCGCGTGTGGGTGAACTGCTACCATCTCTATCCCGCGCATGCGGCCTTCGGAGGCTACAAGAAATCCGGCATCGGGCGCGAGACCCACAAGATGATGCTCAACCACTACCGCCAGACGAAGAACATGCTCGTCTCGTATTCGAAGAAGGCGCTCAGGTTCTTCTGA
- a CDS encoding bifunctional nuclease family protein — protein sequence MSDLVRVEPVALLPTQAGCAVFLGDGSKAIVFYIDPAVGASINTSMSGQQPPRPLTHDLFLLALETFGAKVTRVIIVRVENDIYYARLILEAENEIMERKIVELDARPSDCLALSVRCGAPVFVVRELWDSLQDMSPVLEEMREKGLGFGDPEHG from the coding sequence ATGTCCGATCTCGTCCGTGTCGAACCCGTGGCGTTGCTCCCCACCCAGGCCGGCTGTGCCGTGTTCCTGGGCGATGGGAGCAAGGCGATCGTTTTTTATATCGATCCCGCCGTGGGAGCGTCCATCAACACCTCCATGTCCGGCCAGCAGCCGCCACGGCCGCTGACCCACGATCTGTTCCTGCTCGCGTTGGAAACCTTCGGCGCGAAGGTCACGAGGGTGATCATCGTGCGGGTGGAAAACGACATCTACTACGCCCGCTTGATCCTGGAGGCGGAGAACGAGATCATGGAGCGCAAGATCGTGGAACTGGATGCCCGTCCCAGCGACTGCCTGGCTCTCTCCGTGCGCTGCGGGGCACCGGTTTTCGTGGTGCGGGAGCTTTGGGACTCGCTGCAGGACATGTCCCCGGTGCTGGAGGAAATGCGGGAAAAAGGCCTCGGCTTCGGAGATCCGGAGCACGGGTGA
- a CDS encoding putative 4-mercaptohistidine N1-methyltransferase, translating into MPNIYESDKLLSEYLLFHYGSDVEILGERAGDQSLAPALGFPVRTACCFSGGEAERGLDLGCAVGRSTFEMSRNCREVIGIDFSASFISAADALRHGGSIRYARLEEAAVSTALVAQAPEGIDPTRISFETGDAMNLRPDLGSFDRVHAANLLCRLPDPQRLLDRLPELVKPGGELVLATPCTWLEEFTPPENWPAGSTLEWLKNELSCSFDLLRQQDERFVIRETARKFQFTFSLLTVWRRKA; encoded by the coding sequence ATGCCGAACATCTACGAATCCGACAAGCTGCTCTCCGAATACCTGCTGTTCCACTATGGCAGTGACGTGGAGATCCTCGGCGAGCGGGCGGGGGACCAATCTCTCGCTCCTGCACTCGGCTTCCCGGTTCGCACCGCTTGTTGCTTCAGTGGCGGCGAAGCGGAACGCGGTCTCGATCTCGGCTGCGCGGTCGGGCGTTCCACTTTCGAGATGTCCCGGAACTGCCGGGAGGTGATCGGCATCGATTTCTCCGCCTCCTTCATCTCCGCGGCGGATGCCCTCCGCCATGGCGGCTCCATCCGCTACGCCCGCTTGGAAGAGGCCGCCGTGTCCACCGCGCTGGTCGCCCAAGCTCCGGAAGGCATCGACCCGACCCGGATCTCATTCGAAACCGGCGATGCCATGAACCTGCGTCCGGATCTCGGTTCCTTTGACCGCGTCCATGCCGCCAACCTTCTCTGCCGCCTGCCGGACCCGCAGCGGTTGCTGGACCGACTGCCGGAACTCGTGAAACCCGGCGGTGAGCTGGTTCTGGCCACCCCTTGCACCTGGCTGGAGGAGTTCACTCCGCCCGAAAACTGGCCCGCCGGGAGCACCTTGGAGTGGCTCAAAAATGAACTTTCTTGCTCCTTCGATCTCCTTCGCCAACAGGACGAGCGGTTCGTGATCCGCGAAACGGCCCGGAAATTCCAGTTTACGTTTTCCCTGCTGACGGTTTGGCGTCGGAAAGCCTGA
- a CDS encoding aspartate kinase, translating into MALIVQKYGGTSVGTLDRIRNVASRLKRTRDEGNQVVAVVSAMSGVTDGLLKMARDLSENPSERELDVLVSTGEQQSIALVTMALHDLGVEAASITGRQAGILTTGSHTRGRILNIEPQMMQGFLDEGKTLVVAGFQGVTPDGQIHTLGRGGSDLTAIAISAALKADVCQILTDVDGVYTCDPRIVKNARKLPEISYDEMLEMASSGSKVMQSRSVEFAKKFGVVFEVRSSLNDNPGTLVLEEHPAMENVVIRGVSIERSQARVTITGIPDEPGMSGKILGALGDAEINLDMIVSNIAHDGYARHSFTMHANDLAKAQAALKPVLAALSADAKIETDVGIAKLSAVGIGMRSHSGVASTMFKALGDAGINIGMISTSEIKIAVTVDETRIEDAARAVHDAFELDKEPVR; encoded by the coding sequence ATGGCCCTTATTGTCCAGAAATACGGCGGCACGTCCGTCGGCACCCTTGACCGCATCCGCAACGTCGCTTCGCGACTCAAACGCACGCGCGACGAGGGCAATCAGGTCGTGGCGGTGGTTTCCGCCATGTCCGGCGTGACCGATGGTCTGTTGAAAATGGCCCGCGACCTTTCCGAGAACCCGTCCGAACGCGAACTGGACGTGCTGGTTTCCACCGGTGAGCAGCAGTCGATCGCGCTGGTGACCATGGCGCTGCACGATCTGGGCGTGGAGGCCGCCTCCATCACCGGCCGCCAGGCGGGCATCCTCACCACCGGCTCCCACACCCGCGGCCGTATCCTGAACATCGAGCCGCAGATGATGCAGGGCTTCCTTGATGAAGGTAAAACCCTCGTCGTCGCCGGCTTCCAGGGCGTGACCCCGGACGGCCAGATCCATACCCTCGGCCGCGGCGGCTCCGACCTCACCGCCATCGCCATCTCCGCCGCGCTGAAAGCGGATGTCTGCCAGATTCTCACCGATGTGGACGGCGTTTACACCTGCGATCCCCGGATCGTGAAGAACGCCCGCAAGCTGCCGGAGATCTCCTACGACGAGATGCTGGAAATGGCCTCGTCCGGATCGAAGGTGATGCAGTCCCGTTCCGTCGAGTTCGCCAAGAAATTCGGCGTCGTCTTCGAAGTCCGATCCTCACTCAACGATAACCCGGGCACGCTGGTGCTCGAAGAACATCCCGCCATGGAAAACGTCGTCATCCGCGGAGTCTCGATCGAGCGCTCCCAAGCCCGTGTCACCATCACCGGCATCCCGGACGAACCCGGCATGTCCGGCAAGATCCTCGGCGCGCTGGGGGATGCGGAGATCAACCTCGACATGATCGTTTCGAACATCGCGCACGATGGCTACGCCCGCCACTCGTTCACGATGCACGCGAACGACCTGGCCAAGGCCCAGGCCGCGCTGAAGCCGGTGCTCGCCGCGCTTTCCGCTGATGCCAAGATCGAGACCGACGTGGGCATCGCCAAGCTTTCCGCCGTGGGCATCGGCATGCGTTCCCACTCGGGCGTGGCCTCCACCATGTTCAAGGCCCTCGGCGATGCAGGCATCAACATCGGCATGATCTCCACCTCCGAGATCAAGATCGCCGTGACGGTGGACGAGACCCGCATCGAGGACGCCGCCCGCGCCGTCCACGATGCCTTCGAACTCGACAAGGAACCGGTCCGCTGA
- a CDS encoding TlpA family protein disulfide reductase produces MKKALFVCALLALPGLGLAKDKKEETAVPSASVDQVRWGTPANEAAFDKDQLKGKVVVVEQWGVHCAPCIASLPNLAKMAKTYEKSGLVIVGLESQNGSKEEITKLINDARVKYPIQSGGSVPVSSSGIPHALVFGADGKLTWHGNPHDEDFEKEVKKALREAKAGAKTESKL; encoded by the coding sequence ATGAAGAAAGCCCTGTTTGTTTGCGCCCTGCTCGCCCTGCCCGGCCTTGGCCTGGCCAAGGATAAGAAGGAGGAAACCGCCGTGCCGTCCGCCTCCGTGGACCAGGTCCGCTGGGGCACTCCGGCCAATGAAGCCGCTTTCGACAAGGACCAGCTCAAGGGCAAGGTCGTGGTCGTCGAGCAGTGGGGTGTCCACTGCGCGCCCTGTATCGCCAGCCTGCCGAATCTGGCCAAGATGGCGAAGACCTATGAAAAATCCGGCCTCGTGATCGTGGGTCTGGAAAGCCAGAACGGCAGCAAGGAGGAAATCACCAAGCTGATCAACGACGCCCGTGTGAAGTATCCGATCCAGTCCGGCGGCTCCGTTCCGGTTTCCAGCTCCGGCATTCCGCACGCCTTGGTCTTTGGTGCCGATGGCAAACTCACCTGGCACGGCAACCCGCACGACGAGGATTTCGAAAAAGAGGTCAAGAAGGCCCTCCGCGAAGCCAAGGCGGGAGCCAAGACCGAAAGCAAACTTTGA
- a CDS encoding sulfatase: protein MKLRLAILWLAAISASPAAERPNVLFIAVDDLRPWLGCYDPALKVSPNIDRLAATGRAFTRHYVQVPTCGASRCALMFGRRAGHLPGDGGNEASKKTAAQQPVPALPALFRANGYQAISVGKVTHYPGNHTGRDWADGPEEIPDAWDVATMSCGPWQTPEAAMHGYAGGIGRAAMKDKPLTQHVDGDDKTYPDGWIAEETVARLKEAAASGKPFFLAAGFIKPHLPFVSPKSYFEEIAGITPPVPKITTKPAFPTTWHNSNEFRGYSFNEGDPFQSDAAALTYRRAYLGCIRYTDAQVGKVLAALDASPAAGNTIVVLWGDHGWLLGEHGIWGKHCLFEEALRSPLIIRVPGQKQPGARTDAIVETVDVYPTLASYAGIPLPAQLEGASLRPQLEDPAAPSRGTAIAAWESSRTIREDRYRLVISTRNPRQVELYDHVEDPGETRNAAESAPETVARLRGKLAPPP, encoded by the coding sequence ATGAAACTCCGCCTCGCCATCCTGTGGCTCGCCGCGATCTCCGCCTCACCCGCCGCCGAGCGTCCGAACGTCCTGTTCATCGCTGTGGATGATCTCCGGCCGTGGCTCGGGTGCTACGATCCTGCTCTCAAGGTTTCGCCGAACATCGACCGGCTGGCCGCCACCGGGAGGGCCTTCACCCGCCATTACGTGCAGGTGCCCACCTGCGGGGCTTCCCGTTGCGCGCTCATGTTCGGCCGTCGCGCAGGACATCTGCCGGGGGATGGGGGGAATGAAGCCTCGAAGAAAACCGCCGCCCAGCAGCCGGTTCCAGCCCTACCCGCGCTTTTCAGGGCCAACGGCTACCAGGCGATCTCGGTGGGAAAGGTCACCCACTACCCCGGCAACCACACCGGCAGGGATTGGGCGGACGGACCGGAGGAAATTCCGGATGCCTGGGATGTGGCGACCATGTCCTGCGGCCCATGGCAGACCCCGGAGGCTGCCATGCACGGCTACGCCGGAGGTATCGGCCGTGCAGCGATGAAGGACAAGCCGCTCACCCAGCACGTGGACGGAGACGACAAAACCTACCCGGACGGTTGGATCGCGGAGGAAACGGTGGCCCGGCTGAAGGAGGCCGCTGCTTCCGGCAAGCCGTTCTTCCTCGCCGCCGGTTTCATCAAACCGCACCTGCCGTTCGTTTCGCCGAAGTCCTACTTTGAGGAGATCGCGGGCATCACACCGCCGGTGCCGAAGATCACCACCAAGCCCGCGTTCCCCACGACCTGGCACAACAGCAATGAATTCCGCGGCTACAGCTTCAACGAGGGTGATCCGTTCCAATCGGACGCCGCCGCGCTGACCTACCGCCGGGCCTACCTCGGCTGCATCCGCTACACCGATGCCCAGGTCGGGAAGGTGCTCGCCGCATTGGACGCCTCACCCGCCGCCGGAAACACCATCGTGGTGCTGTGGGGCGATCATGGCTGGCTGCTCGGAGAGCATGGCATCTGGGGAAAACATTGTCTGTTCGAGGAGGCCCTGCGCTCGCCGCTCATCATCCGCGTGCCCGGGCAAAAGCAACCGGGTGCAAGGACCGATGCCATCGTGGAAACCGTGGACGTCTATCCCACTCTCGCCAGCTACGCGGGGATCCCCCTGCCGGCGCAGCTCGAAGGAGCTTCGCTCCGACCCCAGCTTGAAGATCCGGCCGCCCCCTCCCGCGGTACGGCCATCGCGGCTTGGGAATCCTCCCGCACGATCCGCGAGGACCGCTACCGGCTCGTCATCTCCACCAGGAATCCGCGGCAGGTCGAACTATACGACCACGTGGAAGATCCCGGTGAAACGCGCAATGCCGCGGAAAGCGCGCCGGAAACGGTCGCACGGCTCCGCGGCAAACTCGCCCCGCCCCCTTAG
- the tadA gene encoding tRNA adenosine(34) deaminase TadA yields the protein MDESPIIDLQSDAFFMGQALREARKAYVATEVPIGAVVVREGKVIARAWNQVETLKDATAHAEMLALTAAQQALGDWRLEKCTLYVTKEPCPMCAGAIVHCRPERVVFGCPDAKAGAAGGWINLLDSNPPLNHRCEITSGVLGEECLALLQGFFREAREKKKAERLNPPMDSGG from the coding sequence GTGGACGAAAGCCCGATCATCGACCTGCAAAGCGACGCTTTCTTCATGGGCCAGGCCCTGCGTGAAGCGCGGAAGGCCTATGTCGCCACCGAGGTGCCGATCGGCGCGGTGGTCGTGCGCGAGGGCAAGGTGATCGCCCGGGCCTGGAACCAGGTGGAAACCCTGAAGGACGCCACCGCCCACGCCGAGATGCTTGCCCTCACCGCCGCCCAACAGGCGCTGGGCGACTGGCGGCTGGAGAAGTGTACCCTCTACGTGACCAAGGAACCCTGCCCGATGTGCGCGGGGGCGATCGTCCATTGCCGGCCGGAGCGGGTCGTCTTCGGCTGCCCGGATGCGAAGGCCGGCGCCGCGGGCGGTTGGATCAACCTTCTCGATTCCAATCCTCCACTCAACCACCGCTGCGAGATCACCTCCGGCGTTCTTGGTGAAGAGTGCCTCGCCCTGCTGCAAGGATTCTTCCGCGAGGCGCGGGAGAAGAAAAAGGCGGAACGGCTCAATCCGCCCATGGATTCCGGCGGCTGA
- the holA gene encoding DNA polymerase III subunit delta, translating into MAAKAKSSGGNGNIVVVAGTDEGLVKERALELYREMTGGVDDGFTHETIDGVADNSDKAHEICGSTIQALQTLPMFGGDKVVWLRNASFLSDDVTGRSERTLSGVEALRKVLEAGVPQGVKFLVTASAPDKRRAFWKFLEKAAEVEVHDRIDTSREGWQDQVARLVDDRARDLGLRFEPDALALFVMLAGEATQQIGNELEKLDLYLGERRTVTEQDVFTMVPLSRAGIVFEIGNALQKGDAARAIALIDQQLEQGDSAIAIIRASIIPTVRNLFMAKVVGDTMKVPTNNYQSFAGALDRLPEIERAWLPQKKTGGVNVYPVFLALRGAAAFTLDGLRKAMEATLKADQALVTTGLDHRLVLHRLIAEITATRPQKRMAARS; encoded by the coding sequence GTGGCAGCGAAAGCGAAATCCTCCGGCGGCAATGGCAACATTGTCGTGGTGGCGGGCACCGACGAGGGGCTCGTGAAGGAGCGTGCTCTGGAACTGTATCGCGAGATGACCGGTGGTGTGGACGATGGCTTCACCCACGAAACCATCGATGGCGTGGCGGACAATTCCGACAAGGCCCACGAGATCTGCGGCAGCACCATCCAGGCGCTGCAGACGCTGCCGATGTTCGGCGGTGACAAGGTGGTATGGCTGCGCAATGCCAGTTTCCTTTCCGATGATGTGACCGGCCGCTCCGAGCGCACGCTTTCCGGGGTGGAGGCGCTGCGGAAGGTGCTGGAAGCCGGAGTGCCGCAGGGGGTGAAGTTCCTCGTCACCGCCAGTGCGCCGGACAAGCGCCGCGCTTTCTGGAAGTTCCTCGAAAAGGCGGCGGAAGTGGAGGTCCACGACCGTATCGATACCAGCCGCGAGGGCTGGCAGGATCAGGTCGCCCGGCTGGTGGACGACCGAGCCCGGGATCTCGGCCTGCGCTTCGAGCCGGACGCGCTGGCGCTGTTCGTGATGCTGGCAGGCGAGGCCACCCAGCAGATCGGCAACGAGTTGGAGAAGCTCGATCTTTATCTCGGCGAGCGCCGCACGGTGACCGAGCAGGACGTTTTCACGATGGTGCCGCTGAGCCGTGCCGGGATCGTGTTCGAGATCGGCAACGCGCTGCAGAAAGGCGATGCCGCGCGGGCGATCGCCCTGATCGACCAGCAGCTCGAACAAGGTGACAGCGCGATCGCCATCATCCGCGCCTCGATCATTCCCACGGTGCGGAATCTTTTCATGGCGAAGGTGGTGGGGGACACGATGAAAGTCCCGACCAACAACTACCAGTCCTTCGCCGGAGCGCTCGACCGCCTGCCGGAAATCGAACGCGCCTGGTTGCCGCAGAAGAAAACCGGCGGCGTGAATGTCTATCCGGTTTTCCTCGCGCTGCGCGGTGCCGCCGCTTTCACCTTGGATGGCCTGCGGAAAGCGATGGAAGCCACCCTCAAGGCGGACCAGGCACTGGTCACCACCGGTCTCGACCACCGCCTTGTGCTGCACCGCCTGATCGCGGAGATCACGGCGACAAGGCCGCAGAAGCGGATGGCCGCAAGGAGTTGA
- a CDS encoding gamma carbonic anhydrase family protein, giving the protein MAIESYDGIQPVIPASAYIAASADVIGRVTLGEESSIWYHAVLRGDINEITIGPRSNIQDNVVVHLADDYGCHVGELVTVGHSAVIHACTIKDEVLVGMGAIILDGAVIGERSIIGAGALVTGGTIIPPGSLVIGSPAKVVRTLSLDEQSKVKSWAEKYVTVSRKYLAR; this is encoded by the coding sequence ATGGCCATCGAATCCTATGACGGCATCCAGCCGGTGATCCCCGCCTCCGCCTACATCGCCGCCAGCGCCGACGTGATCGGCCGCGTGACACTCGGCGAGGAATCCAGCATCTGGTATCACGCCGTGCTGCGCGGGGACATCAATGAGATTACCATCGGGCCGCGGTCGAACATCCAGGACAATGTGGTGGTGCATCTCGCCGATGACTACGGCTGCCATGTCGGCGAACTGGTGACGGTCGGCCACTCCGCCGTCATCCATGCCTGCACCATCAAGGACGAGGTGCTGGTGGGCATGGGTGCGATCATCCTCGATGGCGCGGTGATCGGGGAACGCTCGATCATCGGTGCGGGCGCGCTGGTCACCGGCGGCACCATCATTCCACCCGGTTCGCTGGTCATCGGCTCACCGGCGAAAGTCGTTCGCACGCTTTCGCTGGACGAACAATCGAAGGTGAAAAGCTGGGCGGAGAAGTACGTGACCGTCTCCCGGAAGTATCTCGCGCGCTGA
- a CDS encoding HD domain-containing protein has protein sequence MSGFPLSVRDSGRGAVDGAGVNFLTIAALKAQAGEQALTAVVDAELQSRSARQTKTGKPYLVLTFADATGSFALNAWSDAPLFDAANGLPDGTVMRLDADWTQNTYGVNAVNVAWERLTGDALEAFYAGDAATAEKQRRDWDTITSLCASVNDPRLHALADHFIKDFGSRFRRAAAARKNHHARRGGLVEHVAQMMRTADAVCSVYPRLNRDLLLIGTLFHDCGKLWENQYKERGFTQDYSIHGEMLGHIPLGIELVNKLWRDVAESPAGKGWLTLEPATETVRLHLLHLIASHHGEYQFGSPTLPRTPEAIALHHIDNLDAKMEMMMDAYENANELADGIYEKQFPLPANLVAPLPAFEPPPSPVPAAAASRGSELF, from the coding sequence GTGAGCGGCTTTCCGCTCTCCGTTCGTGACAGCGGACGCGGGGCCGTGGATGGTGCGGGGGTGAATTTCCTGACCATCGCGGCCCTCAAGGCACAAGCGGGCGAACAGGCGCTGACCGCCGTCGTCGATGCCGAGCTCCAATCGCGCAGCGCGCGCCAGACCAAGACCGGAAAGCCGTATCTCGTCCTCACCTTCGCCGATGCCACCGGCAGCTTTGCTCTCAACGCGTGGTCGGACGCGCCGTTGTTCGATGCCGCAAACGGCCTGCCTGATGGCACGGTGATGCGGCTGGATGCGGACTGGACCCAGAACACCTACGGTGTGAATGCCGTCAATGTCGCTTGGGAACGCCTCACCGGAGATGCCTTGGAGGCCTTCTATGCCGGGGATGCGGCCACGGCGGAAAAGCAGCGGAGGGATTGGGACACCATCACCAGTCTGTGCGCTTCCGTGAACGACCCGCGCCTGCACGCGCTGGCGGATCATTTCATCAAGGACTTCGGCTCCCGCTTCCGGCGAGCGGCGGCGGCGCGGAAAAACCATCATGCCCGCCGCGGTGGTCTGGTCGAGCACGTCGCCCAGATGATGCGGACCGCCGATGCCGTGTGTTCCGTGTATCCCCGTCTGAACCGCGACCTGCTCCTCATCGGCACATTGTTCCACGACTGCGGCAAGCTGTGGGAGAACCAGTACAAGGAGCGCGGCTTCACCCAGGACTATTCCATCCATGGCGAGATGCTCGGTCACATCCCGCTGGGCATCGAGCTGGTGAACAAACTCTGGCGCGATGTCGCGGAATCCCCGGCCGGGAAAGGCTGGCTGACGTTGGAACCCGCCACGGAAACCGTGCGCCTCCACCTCCTGCACCTCATCGCCAGCCATCACGGCGAGTATCAATTCGGCTCCCCCACGCTGCCGCGCACTCCGGAGGCGATCGCGCTCCACCACATCGACAATCTCGATGCGAAGATGGAAATGATGATGGACGCTTACGAGAACGCGAACGAGCTGGCGGACGGCATCTACGAAAAGCAGTTCCCGCTGCCCGCGAACCTGGTGGCCCCGCTGCCTGCGTTCGAGCCTCCGCCTTCCCCGGTGCCCGCTGCTGCCGCATCCCGCGGCAGCGAGTTGTTCTGA
- the recO gene encoding DNA repair protein RecO, with protein sequence MEQSPAILIRLTKLSDTSLIVHWFTEDAGLIKTVARGARRPGSAFAGKLDLFFSAEVIWSPAKRGELHTLKEVAVTGWRTGLRKAYASTLLAGYCCRLLEQAVEPGHPEAALFDLLRRALDHIDGKGASERAMSHFERELARLFGVSNEYRAPDAALRDALGDLPAIRRELVERLSSSEDFGSSGATSGVNDV encoded by the coding sequence ATGGAGCAATCCCCCGCCATCCTCATCCGGCTGACCAAGCTCTCCGACACGAGCTTGATCGTCCATTGGTTCACCGAGGACGCGGGCTTGATCAAAACCGTGGCGCGCGGCGCGCGGCGGCCCGGAAGTGCCTTCGCCGGAAAGCTCGATTTGTTTTTCAGCGCGGAGGTCATCTGGTCCCCGGCGAAGCGGGGGGAACTCCATACTCTCAAGGAGGTGGCGGTCACGGGTTGGCGGACCGGCCTGCGGAAAGCCTACGCCTCCACGCTGCTTGCCGGATACTGCTGCCGCTTGCTGGAGCAGGCGGTGGAACCGGGCCATCCGGAAGCCGCGCTCTTTGATTTGCTGCGCCGGGCGCTGGACCACATCGACGGAAAAGGGGCCAGCGAGCGGGCAATGAGCCATTTTGAGAGGGAATTGGCTAGATTGTTCGGAGTTTCGAACGAGTATCGTGCTCCAGATGCCGCCCTTCGGGACGCATTGGGCGATTTGCCTGCCATCCGGCGGGAATTAGTCGAACGCTTGTCCAGTTCCGAGGATTTTGGCTCGTCAGGAGCCACTTCCGGTGTTAACGATGTATAG
- a CDS encoding tetratricopeptide repeat protein — MDSLRQAGDLDEALHAANAAVERAQYELSSDFDSIDTFASSLEIRGEILRELGRYELARDDYRQAIDQLDNRVDRLDQIGRLYAGLGAVYDALGDEVRAFTAWEKAIDSFEKHDPPLLLDVASLANNLGVLKKSAGNHEAAEGYFLRALEILHAHVGATNEETAAVSNNLGALYLSAGFTEQAREMHMMALEARRQLFGEHHPDTAQSHNNLALALLQTGDRAWAKRHFEKALTAFEALGAPYVDDLEAVSSNYCDFLREDGEAGLAEVIDQRVQASLGRV, encoded by the coding sequence GTGGACTCCCTGCGCCAGGCGGGGGATCTCGATGAAGCGCTTCACGCCGCCAATGCTGCGGTGGAACGTGCTCAGTATGAGCTGAGCAGCGATTTCGACAGCATCGATACCTTCGCCTCCAGCTTGGAAATCCGCGGCGAGATTCTCCGCGAACTCGGCCGCTACGAGCTGGCCCGCGACGATTACCGCCAGGCCATCGACCAGCTCGACAACCGTGTGGACCGCCTCGACCAGATCGGCCGCCTGTACGCCGGTCTCGGAGCCGTCTATGATGCCTTGGGCGATGAAGTGCGCGCCTTCACCGCATGGGAAAAGGCCATCGACAGCTTCGAGAAGCACGATCCGCCGCTCCTGCTGGATGTGGCCTCGCTGGCGAACAACCTCGGCGTGCTCAAGAAGTCCGCCGGGAACCATGAGGCGGCGGAAGGCTACTTCCTCCGTGCCTTGGAGATCCTTCATGCCCACGTTGGTGCGACCAATGAGGAAACCGCCGCGGTTTCGAACAATCTCGGCGCGCTTTACCTTTCCGCCGGCTTCACCGAGCAGGCCCGCGAAATGCACATGATGGCGCTGGAGGCCCGCCGCCAGCTCTTCGGCGAACACCATCCGGACACCGCCCAGTCCCACAACAACCTGGCGCTCGCATTGCTCCAGACCGGTGACCGTGCCTGGGCCAAGCGTCACTTCGAAAAGGCCCTCACCGCCTTCGAGGCACTGGGCGCTCCGTATGTGGACGATCTTGAGGCCGTGTCCTCGAACTATTGCGACTTCCTCCGCGAGGATGGCGAAGCCGGACTGGCCGAGGTGATCGACCAGCGCGTGCAAGCCTCGCTCGGCCGCGTGTGA